A section of the Xiphias gladius isolate SHS-SW01 ecotype Sanya breed wild chromosome 8, ASM1685928v1, whole genome shotgun sequence genome encodes:
- the LOC120792776 gene encoding receptor-interacting serine/threonine-protein kinase 3-like, translating into MALLSHTTEQVGCESLEKWEPIGSGGFGHVYKARHKDWGFDVAVKLLRDDVGYHSSTLMPKEKALYEEVNHMDKASCEFVLRVYGICEGILPFGGLSMQKGIVMEFMGRGSVQALLTKLSGPPPWPLAFRFAHQVALGMNFLHSRNLMHHDLKPSNVLLNDDLNAKLADFGLSRVSTSASNSKRETTGEVGGTYKYMPPEAFEASYEPVRAFDRYSYGILLWSIVTGKEPYPLANWSLVALKIPEGQRPCCEEINQSKAEGLKELVDLMKMCWDKNPSKRPTFKECLKVTENVFSEHKNGIHAAVHQVLRRLESPTNYQHSNTSMPFSSSPQTPEQSKSHDTVDHVILQNMERSPTQESVSVSIKTMSDTDKAKFVDDNRAVLIQDVSEVMAIVDDLGDMVHSETYSVIEAKQTSQEKMRVLFRRTFRSGGVTAKAVFYDVLKTHQPKLVERLGG; encoded by the exons ATGGCGCTGCTGAGCCACACGACTGAGCAAGTTGGCTGTGAAAGCCTGGAGAAATGGGAGCCAATTGGCTCTGGGGGATTTGGTCATGTCTACAAAGCCAGGCACAAGGACTGGGGGTTTGATGTGGCCGTTAAGCTACTTCGTGATGATGTTGG GTATCATTCTAGTACCCTCATGCCCAAGGAGAAAGCACTGTATGAAGAAGTTAATCATATGGATAAGGCTTCCTGTGAGTTTGTGCTGAGGGTTTATGGAATTTGTGAGGGAATTCTGCCATTCGGAGGACTCTCCATGCAAAAGGGAATAGTCATGGAGTTCATGGGCAGAGGATCGGTTCAGGCCCTGCTGACTAAACTGTCTGGCCCTCCGCCGTGGCCCCTGGCCTTCCGCTTTGCCCATCAAGTGGCTCTAGGCATGAACTTCCTCCATTCAAGGAACCTTATGCACCACGACCTGAAGCCAAGTAATGTGCTGCTGAATGATGACCTTAATGCCAAG CTAGCAGACTTTGGTCTGTCCAGGGTTTCCACCAGTGCTTCTAACAGCAAGAGAGAAACGACAGGAGAGGTGGGAGGCACATACAAGTACATGCCTCCTGAGGCTTTTGAAGCATCATATGAACCCGTCCGTGCTTTTGACAGATACAg CTATGGTATCCTTCTCTGGTCTATTGTTACTGGGAAGGAGCCCTATCCAT TGGCTAACTGGAGTCTTGTGGCGCTGAAGATTCCTGAAGGGCAAAGACCTTGCTGCGAGGAAATTAACCAGAGCAAGGCGGAAGGGTTAAAAGAGCTGGTTGACCTCATGAAGATGTGCTGGGACAAGAATCCCTCCAAGAGGCCCACCTTTAAAG AGTGCCTTAAAGTCACTGAGAATGTTTTCTCAGAGCACAAGAATGGAATTCATGCTGCAGTCCATCAAGTCTTGAGAAGACTG GAGTCACCAACCAATTATCAACACTCAAACACAAGTATGCCGTTCAGTTCTTCCCCTCAGACACCAG aacaGTCAAAGTCACATGATACTGTGGATCATGTCATATTACAAAACATGGAAAGGTCACCAACACAG gagtcagtcagtgtttctATTAAAACAATGAGTGACACAGATAAAG caaAGTTCGTTGATGACAACAGAGCAGTGTTAATTCAAGATGTGTCCGAGGTAATGGCAATAGTAGACGATCTTGGAGACATGGTCCACAGTGAAACCTACTCAGTGATTGAAGCTAAACAGACAAGCcaggagaaaatgagagtgcTTTTTCGTAGGACATTTCGTTCAGGAGGGGTCACTGCCAAAGCTGTCTTCTATGATGTCCTCAAAACACATCAACCCAAACTAGTGGAGAGGCTCG GTGGGTAA